A window of Cucurbita pepo subsp. pepo cultivar mu-cu-16 chromosome LG06, ASM280686v2, whole genome shotgun sequence contains these coding sequences:
- the LOC111797654 gene encoding probable transcription factor KAN4 codes for MKSCSSERIGVRQYNKSELPRLRWTPELHRYFVQTVEILGGRNQATPKRILQMMGVKGLKISHIKSHLQMYRSMKLEQGSSSRFEDVVLKQATKQTRGRTLHSSDIKIFLSSVSSSSGTLREEEEFNGSKREHKSSSIMKDSIISQQDSDSCLQSRMSEEMLDDQEEACDCELSLSLKPTRSPMTRQLCGQDVSSSSNSTSPQIYQFNFVQLKQFPLPPHLTNLDLTI; via the exons atgaaatccTGTTCATCGGAGAGAATCGGAGTTCGACAGTATAATAAATCGGAACTGCCGCGGCTGCGGTGGACGCCGGAGCTTCATCGGTACTTCGTTCAGACCGTCGAGATCCTTGGCGGAAGAAATC AAGCAACGCCGAAAAGAATCCTGCAAATGATGGGAGTGAAAGGACTGAAGATATCACACATAAAGAGCCATTTACAG ATGTACAGAAGTATGAAACTAGAGCAGGGCAGTAGCAGTAGGTTCGAGGATGTAGTGCTGAAACAAGCCACGAAGCAGACAAGAGGAAGAACGCTGCACTCTTCTGATATCAAAATCTTCTTATCTTCGGTCTCCTCTTCAAGTGG GACattgagagaagaagaagagttcaACGGAAGTAAAAGAGAACACAAATCTTCATCCATCATGAAGGACAGCATTATTTCTCAACAG GATTCAGATTCGTGCTTGCAAAGCAGAATGTCAGAAGAAATGTTAGACGACCAGGAGGAAGCATGTGACTGTGAACTGTCGTTATCCCTAAAACCCACTCGTTCTCCAATGACACGACAATTATGCGGCCAAGATGTAAGCAGCTCTTCCAATTCTACCTCCCCACAAATATACCaattcaattttgtacaaCTAAAACAATTTCCCCTTCCTCCCCACCTTACAAATTTGGACCTAACCATATGA
- the LOC111797268 gene encoding 4-hydroxyphenylpyruvate dioxygenase-like → MRKDVEKARALTEAVATTATDGITAESEFTLKGFRNFVRTNPKSDRFKVKRFHHIEFWCTDATNAAKRFSWGLGMPIVAKSDLSTGNMTHASYLLRSGQLCFLLTAPYSPYIAAAANLSPESTASIPSFDHSACRAFAGSHGLGVRAIALEVEDAEIAFRTSVAHGAKLSCPPIVLENRAVLSEVHLYGDVVLRYISYKNPVPGDDGENQPDVWFLPKFEAMEEISSYPLDFGIRKLDHAVGNVPELGPTVSYLKGFTGFHEFAEFTAEDVGTSESGLNSVVLANNEETVLLPLNEPVYGTKRKSQIQTYLEHNEGAGVQHLALMSEDIFRTLREMRKQSGGGGFEFMPSPPPTYYKNLKSRAGDVLTDEQIKECEELGILVDRDDQGTLLQIFTKPVGDRPTIFIEIIQRVGCMMKDDEGKVYQKGGCGGFGKGNFSELFKSIEEYEMTLEPKPVAEPAPSNIITSNPNTNRPSSPLP, encoded by the exons ATGAGGAAAGATGTCGAAAAGGCCAGAGCTCTGACGGAGGCGGTGGCGACGACGGCGACGGATGGAATCACTGCCGAGTCGGAGTTCACGCTTAAAGGATTCAGGAACTTCGTTCGAACGAATCCGAAGTCGGATCGGTTTAAGGTTAAGCGGTTCCATCACATTGAGTTCTGGTGCACCGATGCTACGAACGCCGCTAAGAGATTCTCCTGGGGTCTCGGTATGCCGATTGTGGCTAAATCGGATCTCTCCACTGGAAATATGACTCATGCTTCTTATCTTCTCCGCTCCGGCCAGCTTTGCTTCCTCCTCACCGCACCTTATTCGCCCTACATTGCTGCCGCCGCAAACCTCAGTCCGGAATCTACTGCTTCGATTCCTAGTTTCGACCATTCCGCCTGCCGCGCGTTCGCCGGTAGCCACGGATTAGGCGTTCGAGCAATCGCTCTAGAGGTCGAGGACGCCGAGATCGCATTCAGAACCAGCGTCGCACACGGCGCGAAACTTTCGTGCCCTCCGATTGTTCTCGAAAATCGCGCCGTTCTCTCTGAAGTCCACTTGTACGGCGACGTCGTTTTGCGTTACATTAGCTATAAAAATCCTGTTCCTGGCGATGATGGCGAGAATCAACCAGACGTATGGTTCTTGCCAAAATTCGAGGCCATGGAGGAGATTTCTTCGTATCCGCTCGATTTCGGGATTCGAAAACTGGACCATGCAGTCGGAAATGTGCCGGAGTTGGGACCGACGGTCTCTTACTTGAAAGGATTTACTGGATTCCACGAGTTTGCAGAGTTCACCGCGGAGGATGTGGGGACGAGCGAGAGCGGATTGAATTCGGTGGTTCTAGCGAACAATGAGGAAACGGTTCTGCTACCATTAAACGAGCCTGTGTACGGAACGAAACGAAAGAGTCAAATCCAGACGTATTTGGAGCACAATGAAGGAGCAGGAGTTCAGCATTTGGCATTGATGAGTGAGGATATTTTCAGAACCTTGAGGGAGATGAGGAAGCAAAGTGGCGGTGGTGGATTCGAGTTCATGCCGTCGCCGCCACCGACGTATTACAAGAATCTGAAGAGCAGGGCGGGAGATGTGCTGACGGATGAACAGATTAAGGAGTGTGAAGAATTGGGGATTCTGGTGGATAGAGATGATCAAGGAACTTTGCTTCAGATCTTCACCAAACCTGTGGGAGATCG ACCCACCATATTTATTGAGATAATCCAGAGAGTGGGATGCATGATGAAGGATGATGAGGGTAAAGTGTATCAGAAAGGAGGGTGTGGTGGCTTTGGAAAAGGAAACTTCTCGGAGCTCTTCAAATCCATCGAGGAATACGAGATGACACTTGAACCCAAGCCAGTGGCTGAACCAGCTCCATCCAATATTATAACATCAAACCCAAACACTAAccgtccaagctcaccgctaccCTAG
- the LOC111797269 gene encoding 60S ribosomal protein L18a-like: protein MVTFRFHQYQVVGRALPSEADEHPKIYRMKLWATNEVRAKSKFWYFLRKLKKVKKSNGQILAINEIFEKNPTKINNYGIWLRYQSRTGYHNMYKEYRDTTLNGAVEQMYTEMASRHRVRSPCIQIIKTATVPAKLCKRESTKQFHDSKIKFPLVFKKVRPPTRKLRTTYKASRPNLFM from the exons ATGGTCACATTCAGA TTTCATCAGTACCAGGTTGTGGGGAGGGCTCTTCCTTCTGAAGCGGATGAGCATCCGAAGATCTATCGAATGAAGCTTTGGGCTACCAACGAGGTCCGCGCCAAATCCAAGTTCTG GTACTTTTTGAGGAAGTTGAAGAAAGTTAAGAAGAGCAATGGTCAAATTCTTGCCATTAATGAG ATCTTTGAGAAGAACCCAACCAAGATCAATAACTATGGCATTTGGCTGCGGTATCAGAGCCGAACTGGTTACCACAACATGTACAAGGAGTATCGGGATACGACATTGAACGGTGCTGTCGAGCAGATGTATACCGAGATGGCTTCGCGTCATCGGGTTAGGAGCCCCTGCATCCAAATCATTAAGACAGCGACTGTTCCTGCAAAGCTCTGCAAGAGGGAAAGTACGAAGCAGTTCCATGACTCAAAGATCAAATTCCCCTTGGTGTTTAAGAAGGTGAGGCCACCCACCAGGAAGCTCAGGACGACATACAAGGCATCTAGGCCTAACTTGTTCATGTAA
- the LOC111797251 gene encoding cytochrome b561 domain-containing protein At4g18260-like, which produces MLFLQKRMFPFSIPASSILFLLLLLKFQSVSSSQQPYKNENFHTSKKDHSQKMSSSLLFDITLHGFLLWASMGFLMPVGILVIRMSSREQCGRRLKFYFYIHTILQILSVLLVTAGAVMSIKKFNNAFNNSHQRIGIGLYGMIWLQALIGIVRPKRGSNTRSLWFFIHWMLGTAVSLLGVFNVYSGLFAYHEKTSRSIRIWTIIFTVEISLISFFYLFQDKLEYIQKQGVILGNDLVTPTDQVLSPNDKQKELTTDPC; this is translated from the exons ATGCTCTTTTTACAGAAGAGAATGTTTCCTTTCTCCATCCCTGCAAGTTCTATActttttctcctcctccttctcaaGTTTCAATCAGTCAGCTCATCCCAACAGCCCTACAAAAACGAAAACTTCCATACAAGCAAGAAAGACCACAGCCAGAAG ATGAGTTCCAGCCTACTGTTTGATATCACACTCCATGGGTTTCTCCTATGGGCTTCAATGGGGTTTCTTATGCCTGTTGGGATACTTGTTATCAGAATGTCTAGCAGGGAGCAATGTGGAAGAAGgctgaaattttatttttacattcaTACAATTCTACAG ATACTCTCTGTATTACTAGTCACAGCAGGAGCAGTCATGTCTATCAAGAAATTCAACAATGCTTTCAATAATAGTCACCAAAGGATAGGGATTGGCCTATATGGGATGATCTGGTTACAGGCGTTGATTGGAATTGTAAGGCCAAAGAG GGGCTCTAACACAAGAAGCCTATGGTTTTTTATACATTGGATGCTGGGCACTGCAGTATCTCTCCTAGGAGTATTCAATGTATATTCAGGATTATTTGCTTACCATGAGAAAACATCTCGAAGTATACGAATTTGGACTATAATTTTCACTGttgaaatttctttgatttcattcttttacCTATTCCAAGACAAACTGGAGTATATACAAAAGCAAGGAGTTAttttggggaatgatttgGTAACACCTACCGATCAAGTGCTCTCTCCAAATGACAAGCAAAAGGAGCTGACTACTGATCCTTGCTGA
- the LOC111797343 gene encoding uncharacterized protein LOC111797343: MAAFEVSSSLCSSSSRKLAVSEGAEGRVKEEELLISSSSGSSSSARTQLDLLEQLSSGSQIIDGYESDGSYQKITIRDQLARLFRDRYDDFNVPLGKNLKKVSAKFLTISQKRNIKRQSYLNEISQRNDSVFFATVEAFIILPSILILGIAIITGYKK, encoded by the exons ATGGCCGCTTTTGAAGTTTCATCCTCGTTGTGTTCATCTTCTTCGAGAAAACTGGCTGTTTCTGAGGGCGCGGAGGGTAGAGTTAAAGAGGAGGAACTTCTCATTTCGTCTTCATCTG GATCATCTTCTTCTGCACGTACACAGCTTGATCTCTTGGAGCAACTCTCTTCTGGTAGCCAAATAATTGATG GTTATGAAAGCGATGGCAGTTACCAGAAAATTACGATCCGTGATCAGCTTGCACGGTTGTTCAGAGACAGATATGACGATTTTAACGTTCCGTTGGGTAAGAACTTGAAGAAGGTTAGTGCCAAGTTTTTGACAATTTCTCAGAAGAGGAATATCAAAAGACAATCATACTTGAATGAAATATCTCAAAGGAACGATTCAGTTTTCTTTGCTACAGTTGAAGCATTTATAATTTTGCcttctattttaatattggGAATTGCTATAATAACTGGCTATAAAAAGTAG
- the LOC111796571 gene encoding GDSL esterase/lipase At4g10955: MASPDTAESTPAAAAATEEEAHPYAFHVSGPRNVISPNWRDLINSSWKDGNYKRTVVACFIQAVYLLELDRQENKSNKENALAPKWWIPFKYKLVQTLIDERDGSIFGAILEWDRSAAMADLVLIRPSGAPRAVLALRGTLLKSPTIRRDIEDDLRFLAWESLKGSVRFNVALKALKSVAESYGSHNVCIAGHSLGAGFALQVGKALAKEGIYVETHLFNPPSVSVAMSLRNIGEKAEFAWKRIKSMLPSGSETTGNSSMEGEKASGGGAGFKNWVANLNRLKNPGVGIGKWVPHIYVNNSDYICCSYTESDQVEKSNEGKENVNPKNGKAAAAAAAAKLFVMSKGKQKFLEAHGLEQWWSDDLQLQLALHDSKLISRQLRSLYPMSTGQPIQGNPGR; this comes from the exons ATGGCAAGTCCCGACACGGCGGAGTCGAcaccggcggcggcggcggcgacggAGGAGGAGGCTCATCCCTATGCTTTTCATGTATCTGGACCGCGCAATGTTATTTCTCCTAATTGGCGAGATCTCATTAATTCGAGTTG GAAGGACGGGAATTACAAAAGAACCGTCGTTGCATGTTTTATCCAAGCAGTTTACCTGCTTGAACTAGACAGACAAGAGAACAAAAGCAACAAAGAAAACGCACTGGCTCCCAAATGGTGGATCCCCTTCAAATACAAGCTAGTACAAACCTTGATAGACGAAAGAGATGGTTCCATATTCGGTGCAATACTAGAATGGGATAGGTCAGCAGCCATGGCTGATCTAGTCCTCATCAGACCCAGTGGTGCACCAAGGGCTGTTTTAGCACTAAGAGGTACATTACTCAAAAGTCCGACGATCAGACGGGACATCGAGGACGACCTTCGGTTTCTTGCTTGGGAGAGCCTAAAGGGTTCAGTCCGGTTTAACGTAGCTTTGAAGGCACTGAAATCAGTTGCTGAGAGCTATGGAAGCCACAATGTTTGCATTGCTGGGCATTCCTTGGGCGCTGGGTTTGCTCTACAAGTGGGGAAGGCCTTAGCTAAAGAAGGAATCTACGTTGAAACTCATTTGTTCAATCCTCCTTCTGTTTCAGTGGCTATGAGCTTGAGGAACATAGGGGAAAAGGCTGAGTTTGCTTGGAAGAGGATCAAATCAATGCTTCCTTCAGGGAGTGAAACTACAGGGAATAGCAGCATGGAAGGGGAAAAGGCCAGTGGAGGGGGAGCTGGTTTCAAGAACTGGGTAGCTAATCTAAACAGGTTGAAGAATCCTGGGGTGGGAATTGGGAAGTGGGTCCCACATATATATGTAAATAATAGTGATTATATATGCTGTTCATATACTGAATCAGATCAAGTAGAGAAAAGCAATGAAGGGAAAGAGAATGTTAACCCTAAAAATGGGAAAGCAGCTGCAGCAGCTGCAGCAGCGAAGTTGTTTGTAATGTCTAAGGGAAAGCAGAAGTTTCTTGAAGCTCATGGATTGGAACAATGGTGGTCTGATGATTTGCAGCTTCAGCTAGCTCTTCATGATAGCAAGCTTATAAGCAGGCAGCTTAGGTCTCTGTACCCTATGTCAACAGGACAGCCAATACAGGGAAATCCGGGTAGGTGA
- the LOC111797542 gene encoding uncharacterized protein LOC111797542, translating into MAGNGLPSLGRVKLTDIAPSEGVPSETFKLSVSTLSHSLAQYSAAIIQFPACDGALLRSGLDSARLYFHQRAACPSAELMQNNDTREWCRTSGYYVDSQMWQETYDYRPGLTPVEPSNGMELPPAGLADIFALYGKASRIILDAISFYLNLRSSPFTEILDNVPLRSREISSSVLSACCYGRPSFHGEHHHKLTPQEDSQLAMYTSDHEHQIDKSLLTLVKSDKAGLLIKDFNGRWILVDGDLGPQDAIVYPGLALYQATAGYVNPALLRTDVNNIQGSMYGRCSLSFKLMPKSMTSLSCSEMRAAGHGVDVQFQLPVPVDDFMQRSPSTDQLFNRPNFQNFSFSTSQDGSLKMRRRKNNSSTKPLPPSKRLRLEAQRVLKERVQEIADKKGIKLRFCNLKDCENHIHTLDSPCASTRMEIGWPPGVPFVHPHDLPNKAKMGFLEAYEPGWTASHDVELSLTEPGQVGQQSTN; encoded by the exons ATGGCAGGCAATGGCCTGCCATCATTGGGTCGTGTGAAGCTTACCGATATCGCTCCATCTGAAGGCGTTCCTTCTGAAACTTTCAAATTGTCGGTCTCAACTCTGTCACATTCACTAGCTCAATACTCTGCTGCCATCATCCAATTCCCTGCTTGTGATGGGGCTCTTTTAAGGTCTGGTTTAGATTCTGCTCGTCTCTACTTCCACCAGAGAGCTGCATGTCCATCTGCTGAGTTGATGCAAAATAATGATACACGGGAGTGGTGCAGAACTTCTGGTTACTATGTAGATTCTCAGATGTGGCAAGAAACGTATGATTATAGGCCTGGATTGACTCCAGTTGAGCCCAGCAATGGAATGGAGTTACCACCTGCAGGTTTGGCCGACATATTTGCACTCTATGGAAAGGCATCTCGAATTATTTTGGATGCCATCAGCTTCTATCTAAACTTGCGCAGCTCTCCTTTCACGGAAATACTCGATAATGTTCCTCTAAGAAGTAGGGAGATATCATCTTCTGTGTTATCCGCTTGCTGTTATGGGAGGCCCTCATTTCATGGAGAGCATCACCATAAATTAACTCCCCAAGAGGATAGTCAGTTGGCTATGTATACGTCGGACCATGAGCATCAAATCGATAAAAGTCTTCTTACTCTGGTCAAGTCAGATAAGGCAGGTTTACTAATAAAGGATTTCAATGGTAGGTGGATTCTTGTGGATGGAGATCTTGGCCCTCAAGATGCTATAGTTTATCCTGGACTTGCACTCTATCAAGCAACTGCAGGGTATGTGAATCCTGCTTTGCTCAGAACCGATGTGAATAATATTCAAGGTAGTATGTATGGACGGTGTTCCTTGTCGTTCAAACTCATGCCTAAATCCATGACTAGCCTCAGTTGTTCAGAAATGAGAGCAGCTGGCCATGGGGTAGACGTTCAGTTCCAGCTCCCAGTACCGGTGGACGACTTTATGCAGAGATCACCCTCAACTGACCAACTCTTTAACCGCCCAAATTTCCAGAATTTCAGTTTCTCTACATCCCAAGATG GATCCCTAAAAATgaggaggagaaagaataATTCAAGTACCAAACCTCTACCCCCTTCTAAGAGATTACGGCTCGAGGCACAGAGAGTTCTGAAGGAGAGAGTACAGGAAATTGCAGATAAGAAGGGTATCAAATTGAGGTTCTGTAATCTAAAGGACTGTGAGAATCACATTCACACATTAGATAGCCCTTGTGCCAGCACAAGAATGGAGATTGGATGGCCTCCTGGGGTGCCGTTTGTTCATCCTCATGATCTACCTAATAAAGCAAAAATGGGTTTTCTTGAAGCTTACGAGCCCGGTTGGACAGCTAGTCACGACGTTGAATTAAGTCTTACGGAACCTGGACAAGTGGGTCAACAGTCAACCAACT GA